From Papilio machaon chromosome 2, ilPapMach1.1, whole genome shotgun sequence, the proteins below share one genomic window:
- the LOC123722427 gene encoding uncharacterized protein LOC123722427 — MTSVTKAAPMTRDETKLLVQLVAANTVIMSKATNAVTNKIKDEAWQSLASEFNSAISSFPRTTNQLRLKWENLKKSARKRCASMRSSLNKTGGGKDYFPPDEVLDQVMTLLGNTCTGFTVEFGGDAVEIDSVVSPDDVENLCIDSLIANKEGDDGIGGGIVVSGEGVHSSEKELNILLKTPTEKKSFYFGKASGKATLGKRKFKLNEDLSKARVQRENALTEYLQAKKKKIDIETENAQLMLENTKLQNLKLRKELGLD, encoded by the exons ATGACTTCT gttACCAAAGCCGCACCGATGACGAGAGATGAGACCAAGTTGTTAGTACAGCTTGTAGCAGCTAACACTGTTATTATGAGTAAAGCAACAAATGctgttactaataaaataaaagacgaGGCTTGGCAGTCACTTGCaagcgaatttaattctgCCATCTCTTCTTTTCCACGAACAACGAATCAACTTCGTTTGAAGtgggaaaacttaaaaaaatctgctCGCAAACGTTGTGCAAGCATGAGAAGCAGCCTTAATAAG ACTGGGGGCGGCAAGGATTATTTCCCACCTGACGAAGTTTTAGATCAAGTCATGACACTACTGGGCAACACATGTACAGGGTTCACAGTAGAGTTCGGTGGCGATGCTGTTGAAATAGATAGTGTTGTGTCACCTGACGATGTGGAAAATTTATGCATTGATTCTCTTATTGCTAATAAAGAAGGTGATGATGGTATTGGTGGTGGTATTGTAGTTAGTGGTGAAGGTGTACATTCTTCTGAGaaagaattaaacattttactaaaaacaCCCACTGAAAAGAAGAGTTTTTACTTTGGTAAAGCTAGTGGTAAAGCAACATTAG GCAAGCGAAAATTCAAATTGAATGAGGACCTATCAAAAGCCAGGGTGCAAAGAGAAAATGCTCTAACAGAATATTTACAagcgaagaaaaaaaaaattgacattgaAACTGAAAATGCCCAATTAATGTTAGAAAATaccaaattacaaaatttgaaGTTGAGGAAAGAGTTAGGTTTAGATTAG